A genomic segment from Bacillota bacterium encodes:
- a CDS encoding M23 family metallopeptidase, with product MKTWRVRTGKLILAIAGLLILTLVPSPKPAYASIVGVQNLLKPVAAAVDGGYLYGSYSTVKPDRGHHGLDLNAASGSTVMAAAGGEVATSGWDPAGYGNWLELRHTDAYGSAYYTFYAHLSSYIKSIPGQGVTAGEPVAYSGSTGDSTGPHLHFEVRQTMDVFDIRNPLEHLALTAASGQSSLPGYLKGNTGGVVSYLRSQSPSDQPEISGVTVVQSPDMHSWPGHAHTYGYMDSIKSKPFPDENEIYYPHNYYIPRVSCAGLSYVEYNVMYSYTSYISQTQRVGFYNGQRYTQANIVLNHQ from the coding sequence ATGAAGACGTGGAGAGTTCGGACCGGGAAGTTGATTCTTGCTATTGCGGGGCTGCTGATCTTGACGCTTGTACCCTCCCCAAAACCTGCTTACGCCAGCATCGTTGGTGTACAGAACCTCCTAAAGCCAGTGGCCGCTGCTGTTGACGGTGGATATCTTTATGGCAGCTACAGTACAGTTAAACCGGATAGAGGGCATCATGGACTAGACCTCAATGCAGCGTCAGGTAGCACCGTTATGGCGGCTGCCGGCGGAGAGGTGGCGACCTCTGGTTGGGATCCTGCAGGATATGGCAACTGGCTTGAACTAAGGCACACAGACGCATATGGTAGCGCATACTACACCTTTTACGCTCACTTAAGTAGTTATATAAAGAGCATACCAGGTCAGGGAGTGACAGCGGGGGAGCCGGTTGCATACTCGGGCTCAACGGGGGATTCTACTGGCCCTCACCTACATTTTGAAGTACGGCAAACCATGGATGTATTCGACATCAGAAATCCACTAGAGCATCTAGCATTGACTGCCGCATCGGGCCAATCAAGTCTTCCCGGGTATCTCAAGGGAAACACAGGTGGCGTAGTTAGCTACCTGCGATCCCAAAGCCCATCTGACCAGCCCGAGATTTCGGGAGTAACGGTTGTCCAGTCTCCTGACATGCACAGTTGGCCCGGGCACGCTCACACGTACGGGTACATGGACAGCATCAAGTCTAAGCCATTCCCTGACGAGAACGAAATCTATTATCCACACAACTACTACATTCCACGTGTAAGCTGCGCGGGGCTTTCATACGTGGAATACAATGTCATGTACTCCTACACGTCGTACATCTCGCAGACGCAAAGGGTCGGGTTCTACAACGGACAGCGATACACCCAGGCCAACATTGTCCTAAACCATCAGTAA
- a CDS encoding DUF2804 domain-containing protein: MERELTVPVFLCDSRGNLNPEAVGWSRRPLHDCNLSAHWPRKKRWDYWCVTSDEYLFSVTLSNLDYAGLAFVYFHDFAGGRFIEKTVMKPLGAGCALGRTVGEPVRFEGRGLRFSIEPDPAGASVTRIRVESPDFGGLRLAAALVVEHPAGHETMNAVIPWSRSRFQFTSKHQALPAEGVVTLGGGGGTGPGAGTALEARFPAGSSFACLDFGRGVWPYSSAWNWASFSALVDGLPVGVNLGGRWTDGTGYTENAIVAGGRLSKLPEKVTFAYDPRDFIRPWSIRTEGSERVDLLFEPFYERIARSDLLVVRSEIHQMIGRFSGTLAMDDGRRIAIDKAVGCTEDHRARW; the protein is encoded by the coding sequence ATGGAACGCGAACTGACCGTTCCCGTCTTCCTCTGCGACTCCAGAGGCAACCTCAACCCCGAGGCCGTCGGCTGGTCGAGACGGCCGCTCCACGACTGCAACCTCAGCGCTCACTGGCCGCGCAAGAAGCGCTGGGACTACTGGTGCGTGACCTCGGACGAGTACCTCTTCTCGGTGACCCTCTCCAACCTCGATTACGCCGGCCTGGCCTTCGTCTATTTCCACGACTTCGCCGGCGGGCGGTTCATCGAGAAGACGGTGATGAAGCCTCTGGGTGCGGGCTGCGCCCTCGGGCGGACGGTCGGGGAGCCGGTGCGCTTCGAGGGCCGGGGGCTTCGGTTTTCTATCGAGCCGGACCCTGCTGGCGCGTCGGTGACCCGGATCAGAGTCGAGTCGCCCGACTTCGGCGGCTTGCGACTGGCGGCCGCTCTCGTCGTCGAGCACCCGGCCGGGCACGAGACGATGAACGCGGTCATTCCCTGGAGCCGTAGCCGCTTCCAGTTCACCTCAAAGCACCAGGCCCTGCCGGCCGAGGGCGTCGTGACCCTGGGCGGCGGGGGCGGGACCGGGCCCGGAGCCGGCACGGCTCTGGAAGCCCGCTTCCCGGCCGGCTCATCCTTCGCCTGCCTCGACTTCGGCCGTGGGGTCTGGCCCTATTCTTCCGCCTGGAACTGGGCCTCCTTCTCGGCGCTGGTCGACGGTTTGCCGGTCGGGGTCAACCTAGGCGGCCGGTGGACCGACGGCACGGGCTACACCGAGAACGCCATTGTCGCCGGAGGCCGCCTGAGTAAGCTTCCCGAGAAGGTGACCTTCGCCTATGACCCAAGGGACTTCATTCGCCCGTGGTCGATCCGCACCGAAGGCTCCGAGCGGGTCGACCTCCTCTTCGAACCGTTCTACGAGCGGATCGCCAGGAGTGACCTGCTCGTGGTCAGGTCCGAGATCCATCAGATGATCGGCCGTTTCAGTGGGACCCTGGCCATGGACGACGGCCGTCGCATCGCCATCGACAAGGCCGTCGGCTGCACCGAGGACCATCGGGCGAGGTGGTGA
- a CDS encoding M14 family metallopeptidase has product MDRDYFSSRTYDQSRETFRGLLATIRGRWPGAVLTAHRVDDDEDLTIDVIEAPAEGGESGPGRQRIVILTCGQHGVEAFVGAAMLRLFTAEFLDRLDPRTTGLILVHAINPWGMRHFRRVDRDNVDLNRNFVWDWGATRGANPDYRRIAGLLAPEGKIDSALSERVRFYAGVTRATVSGQIEAFKRATLLGQYEFPRGLYYGGTAPSPSTTVMTSLYRRTMERYAQVLHLDMHTGYGPADLMNVVGSAHEPRGSIELQQAFAYPRVVAATPGEFYGILGDMIDYVYLLARRDFPRLRLYAASFEFGTVGDSLLSGLESLRRMVAENRACWNGARRGADAENIQQDFVALFAPSSRRWREAALANARQAFAGILRAEGFITG; this is encoded by the coding sequence ATGGACCGCGATTACTTCTCCAGCCGCACCTACGACCAATCGCGAGAGACCTTCCGAGGCCTCCTGGCGACCATCCGGGGACGGTGGCCGGGAGCCGTTCTGACCGCCCACCGCGTCGACGACGATGAGGACCTGACCATCGACGTCATCGAGGCGCCGGCCGAGGGCGGCGAGTCCGGGCCTGGGCGGCAGCGGATCGTCATCCTGACCTGCGGCCAGCACGGCGTGGAGGCCTTCGTCGGAGCGGCCATGCTCCGTCTGTTCACCGCCGAGTTCCTCGACCGGCTGGACCCCCGGACCACCGGGCTCATCCTCGTCCACGCCATCAACCCCTGGGGGATGCGCCATTTCCGGCGGGTCGACAGGGACAACGTCGATCTCAACCGCAACTTCGTCTGGGACTGGGGGGCCACCCGGGGCGCCAATCCGGACTATCGCAGGATCGCCGGGCTGCTCGCTCCCGAGGGGAAGATCGATAGCGCGCTCTCCGAGAGGGTCCGCTTCTACGCCGGCGTCACGCGGGCGACGGTCTCCGGGCAGATCGAGGCCTTCAAGCGGGCCACCCTGCTCGGTCAATACGAGTTCCCGCGCGGCCTGTACTATGGCGGGACAGCCCCATCCCCGTCGACAACAGTGATGACGTCCCTCTATCGCCGGACGATGGAGCGCTACGCTCAGGTCCTCCACCTCGACATGCACACGGGCTACGGGCCGGCCGACCTGATGAACGTGGTCGGCTCGGCCCACGAACCGCGTGGCTCGATCGAACTCCAGCAGGCCTTCGCCTACCCGCGGGTGGTCGCCGCCACCCCCGGCGAGTTCTACGGCATCCTCGGCGACATGATCGACTACGTCTATCTCCTCGCCCGGCGGGACTTCCCCCGCCTGCGCCTCTACGCCGCCTCCTTCGAGTTCGGGACGGTCGGCGATTCGCTCCTCAGCGGGCTCGAGAGCCTCCGGAGGATGGTCGCCGAGAACCGCGCCTGTTGGAACGGCGCCCGCCGAGGGGCGGACGCCGAGAACATCCAGCAGGACTTCGTCGCACTCTTCGCCCCGTCCAGTCGGCGTTGGCGGGAGGCGGCCCTGGCCAACGCGAGACAGGCCTTCGCTGGGATCCTTCGGGCCGAGGGGTTTATCACTGGGTGA